A stretch of DNA from Bactrocera neohumeralis isolate Rockhampton chromosome 6, APGP_CSIRO_Bneo_wtdbg2-racon-allhic-juicebox.fasta_v2, whole genome shotgun sequence:
CGGTTGCACGAAAATAGGTTAATTGTTgggttattatatttttgcacaaaaacggtGTTCATCACATTTAAAACCTTTTGAACGACCATAGATACCGTAGTTTGCGCCAACgcaaagttaaaattatttaaaatatattcttgaTAACTATCTACAGCAAGGAAACGTAGACTCCGTGGTAATGTTCcttcatataattaaaaaaaatactttccttttttaaacgaaaataacttatgaattTGCTACAAACTATTTAAAAGCCATTTAATTATCAGTAAAACTTTGGCAATGAATTCGACTGACTTATTCGCAGCACATTAGTTTTGGTGCCAAAATATTCGTCATCGAAATCAAAACTAATGTTAATTGAAACCAGTAATGAGGGTTTAACACATACCcttttaaaaagttatacattttgttgttaAGGAAAAATAGGCTGAGAAATATCCAATAATGTACGAATCCCGCTACAAAAATAAGACGAAACTGAAACCAAAATTCGCTCTGAATTCCATCTCAGCCGGGCTcataacaagtgtatggaaaatattttgaatgcgATAATAAAGATCGGTATTAAATACCTGAAACcgtcgttttcttttttaatttgccATTCAGAAAGAATCGAAAAGCATCTATGGAGATGCTCGCATGAAGTGCAATCAACGACACCAAAACAATGTTTTGTGCACATGCCAAAGTGTAGAAGCTCGATACTGAGCTCAAGGCCTGCTATGCTAACTAAAACCAAAGTGTgtgttataaaattttctgaaaatattgtgTTGCATACTTTAGATTAATGTCTAAAGTAACTGAAATCCGTCAAGACCTTTCCCTGTCCctaatatatgtaggtatatatttcGACTTACCTGTTGACTTTATACGGCTTATGTTGCTCAACGTGTgatatattttcacgaaattacGTAGACATAATCGTACCATCTTGATCAGAAAGTGGTttcttatcaaaaattaaaccaatCCTCCGTATTTGAACCTGTTTTTAAGATTTTCGGGTCTTATTTCTATTTAATGGTGAATATTTCGGTTACTTAATGCATTGTGTGAATGTGAATGTTATCATAGAACAATACTGTTCAGtgctaaaaattatttaaatcagtCCAAATGTTCCCCTAATCTCCAAACCAAATACCAATTATATTGATAATATTTCTGTAATGTCTAtggaaaaaacaaattacagtAAGACCTCGCTTTGTATAGTAGATATGTTCTAAAATATGGCGACTCAAATTGAAACACAATAAAGTTAATAGCTATTTTCAATGGGAATCATTGTATATGTAAACATCAAAGATAGGTTTCTTCGAACAGCTCTTCAAATTATGATTTTCaaacaagaatgatagaatacaagattacgacactagtttacagttagtttttttcggtttagctcttgacaattcttacaaaaacaaatacattgttcaacaatttcgtgacgtaacagttttgcgttgagaagaacaagcatagaaatgcatacaaattgtaaacagaaaagtaaacactttttgaaattcccaaaataatattaattcagtcgtctttgcaggaaaaatttcagtggaatgtttagaatattgttgcgagaaaatatgtatataattagttttaggcacatccacaataaatagagtagcatgtgtggaaattgttcaaatgaagaaaaccagtgtaaatgtactgttgtatttatttaaatttctaagcataaatatattaattttttaaaatgaaatgtacagtggcttgttgtaagaatatgcaattaaaggatcgaaaacgagttttttcagttttccggccgatttaaaagttgccaaaaaatgggtgttattttgcaaaagaaatgatatatttaatactaaattaataatttcacaattcttttatcataatttcatatatctgatacatctgaacttataatatatgtatatatttatatacaacacaagaaacgtcttctccatttgaatcacaacttaatagacaattttattatcaataggcccatatatttctttagaaatgattcaaatcttttcactcaacaatattcaatcgcttcactaaaacttttcattaaaatcgaaagaattaataatattttgcgaatttacaaaagtgtttacttttctgtttacaatttgcaaggcatttgacagtttttcactcttgttcttctcaacacggaactatgacgtttcgtaatggcggtcgtcgtaatcttgtattctatcattcttgatttTCAAAGGTTTCTGATTCTAACATCGCAATTCGTAATAcccatttaaagaaataacGACTCACAGCGAAAATAAGTCTTAGTTCAGTAACGACGCAACTTCGAAAAAACGCAAAGAAAAACTTCCGAAAAACGATCCGAGGATTGACTATTGCGTGTacaaatatttcattcaaaaatgtttactaaAAACTGTCTaagatattattaaaaacttaaaacattATATTTTGATCAACACTGTTTGCTAAactcaaaatttaattgaaattgtataCTCCTTATGATGCTCAGAACATGTTCATGTACACATGATTTAATCATACCCAAACGTCAAAGCATATcacaattcaaaaaatataaacaattggaatttcataaatattcaaacaaTCCAAATCATCATCAATTCAAAATTTACGTAGAATTTTCTTTATCTTTCTGCAGTGTCCATAGTCTTCTATTTTAATCAATAATATATACGAAAGTCACGAAAAATGCCTTCACGCCAGTTAATTATTTTCGACTTCGACGAGACCATCATTAGCGTCAACTCCATGCGTCAACTTTTCCAATTCATACCGAATTATCGACGCCCTCAAAAGAACGACTCGCAGAAAAAGGGTTGGATAGATTACACCAATAAAGCATTTAAGGAACTCCATTCAATGGGCTACCCGGCGAATACAATGTGCAAATTTATACGCGCCGTGCCGCCCGTGCCCGGAATGGTTAAGCTGATACACTATCTGTGGAATTCAACTGAGCCGACTTATGACTTGATCTTGATCAGTGACGGCTATCGCATTTTAATCGCCGATTGGCTGGAACAACATGGGATTTTCCACTGTTTCACTGGTATTTATTGCAATCCCTCAAAGATCAATGATTGCGGAGAGGTTACTGTGAGCGGTTATCACTGTGCAGAATGTCCGTATAGCCCACAGAACTTGTGCAAGCGGCGTGTGATGGAAGAATTCATTTCAATGCAGAAAGCTCTGAATATAAAGTACGATCGTGTGGCGTACATCGGAAATGGTAGCGGGGATTTCTGCCCTGCATTGGGTTTGGGATCCTGTGATCTTGTGTGCGCACGCAAATACGATACTCTGGCTgagaaaattcaacaaaatcgcaaaaaactaaaaataaaaccgGAAATTTACTTGTGGGTTAGTGGGTATGAATTAATTGCTAAATTGGCTCAAAATAAAGACACAGACAATCTTAAAAAATTACCTAAACTAACTTGTTACGGCGTAGTAAACTCatcttaagaaaaaattttagtgtaatttatatttctttgcaGCTAATTAAGtcctaataaaaattaataactctTACGATTGGAGAAGTGCTCCATGATTCATATTATTTGGGTGTCTGAGTATATCAGGTAGAGAATGTTATAGTTTTCTGATCTCATAAGTGCATTTTGTAGATGGCCAAATGGATCAAACAGCTACATAAATTTTAACACAGTCGTATTTACAACTGGAACTATTTTGCTAAGTTTTTCCCGTTATTTTACTCAACGCGAAATCTCAACTGCCAACGAAAAAGTATTACATTccattttagaatttttacctCAATATTAACTTGAAAGTAGCCCGTGACACTCCAAAGACAAGcccatcaaaaatatttatgcatctAGCTTATGTGTCAAAGATAAGTTCGggtctttatatatttttgaagtttgtAAAAATTAAGAGCAAtaccatatacaagtatacatacttgtatatatgtatgtacattacgAGTCTATATTGGTTACCTACCAAAGTCAACTGAGTCGGGAGTTGCGATTTTGTGTTATGATCGAGTActacatttttttgacaaaatcaGAAAACACAACCTTCAGCAAATGGTTTTACGGCAATCAGTGGGATTCTCCCATCAATGTACCGCACTATTCCGTAGTACTTAGTTTGCAAtttgttcaataattttattgatcgACGTAGTTTAAAAAGCTTTTACCCCCATTCTAGAACTATTATATAAACCACTGCGTAAGGTTATTATAATATAGTTGCCAGTATACTAGGGGTAGAAACTAtggcaatatttttttgcggATGGCTactgaaattaatatattttgaaacgCATTTAACAACCCTTAGCTTTCTTTTTTGGGGATAACTGTTCAAATTATTAGGCAGCATTACTCAAATTTTGTCTAAAATCGAAAAGTTAACATGATGAAATGAAATTACTAAATTTCTgtgttgatattgatattgaatattaaagtattttaaaatttattatattacagtttttttgttatattcagttttatttataatctGTTTTGTTATTAAAACGACAATGACTAAATTTACTagcaaaaaacaataatgtCGATCTATagtacaatgaaaaatattttactacaatGAAGGTGAGTCTAATGGAGGGAATATCTTTAGTCTTCTACATTGTTGTCTATGATCCAGCGGTTGGATCGCAAGTACATACGTTAGGCTGGTTCTCCAATCCAGAGGGGTGACGACTACTATTCAGTTTTGAGCATTTTTAAGTTTTGCTGGAAAACGTCAGTTCTAAGATAAAAAGGTGCACACACCATAGTGCGAAAAGCTAGAATAACTTTACTATTTGTATCAGCCGAGCTCCCTAAGATTTGAAATTCATACGATCAAATCGATCTGAGTATTGtcttatataccatatacatatatggaaaggATAGTTTATTTTTAGACAAAGACGGGACCTTGATCATAGGAGCTAGTGCAGCTGCGCAAACCTTAACCTTTAATTGTATGTTTTAGAGAGGGGGAAATACTTTCAAGTGTTGCCaaaactttataacaaaaaatattattttacaattaaatttattattaatagtttatatacatatattataggcCGTAGACATCATTACCACATTTTAGTTCGTGCCCGAAATATTGACGTTAAAATCGACCTAATGACGACAAAAAAAGCCTAACttattatattagatatatgaaGAAAACAGAAATAGTCGGTTCCTATATTAGGGTGAGATATATGAGTTTTAGAACTAAATCACATTATGGCTTTacttaatttgattaaaatatcgTATATTTGACAAACATAAACGGTTAAAGTTGTCTATTATCGCGAGAACATgtttctaagcaattttatgaagataactcACAAACTGTCCGACATACAGGTATAAGAATGTTGAAGAAACAATACAGTTacacaccaaatttggttgatatTGGATTACATCTAAAGACGGTCAAAACCACGATCATTG
This window harbors:
- the LOC126762361 gene encoding pyridoxal phosphate phosphatase PHOSPHO2-like — its product is MPSRQLIIFDFDETIISVNSMRQLFQFIPNYRRPQKNDSQKKGWIDYTNKAFKELHSMGYPANTMCKFIRAVPPVPGMVKLIHYLWNSTEPTYDLILISDGYRILIADWLEQHGIFHCFTGIYCNPSKINDCGEVTVSGYHCAECPYSPQNLCKRRVMEEFISMQKALNIKYDRVAYIGNGSGDFCPALGLGSCDLVCARKYDTLAEKIQQNRKKLKIKPEIYLWVSGYELIAKLAQNKDTDNLKKLPKLTCYGVVNSS